From Catharus ustulatus isolate bCatUst1 chromosome 24, bCatUst1.pri.v2, whole genome shotgun sequence, the proteins below share one genomic window:
- the SDHB gene encoding succinate dehydrogenase [ubiquinone] iron-sulfur subunit, mitochondrial gives MAAAAVGVSLRRGIPARLLRSGPRTVLREAQTAAAAPRLKKFAIYRWDPDKPGDKPRMQTYEVDLNKCGPMVLDALIKIKNEMDSTLTFRRSCREGICGSCAMNIAGGNTLACIKKIDSDLNKVTKIYPLPHMYVVKDLVPDLSNFYAQYKSIEPYLKKKDESKEGKQQYLQSIEDRQKLDGLYECILCACCSTSCPSYWWNGDKYLGPAVLMQAYRWMIDSRDDFTEERLAQLQDPFSLYRCHTIMNCTRTCPKGLNPGKAIAEIKKMMATYKQKAATA, from the exons atggcggcggccgCGGTCGGAGTCTCCTTGAGGCGAGGAAtccccgcgcggctcctgcGGTCCGGACCGCGGACG GTGCTCCGGGAGGCGCAgacggcggcggcagcgccacGGCTGAAGAAATTCGCCATCTACAGATGGGACCCCGACAAGCCCGGGGACAAACCCCGCATGCAGACCTATGAGGTGGACCTGAACAA GTGTGGGCCCATGGTGCTCGATGCCCTGATCAAGATCAAGAACGAGATGGACTCCACACTGACCTTCCGCAGGTCCTGCAGGGAGG GGATCTGTGGCTCCTGTGCCATGAACATCGCTGGGGGCAACACCCTGGCCTGCATCAAAAAAATCGACAGTGACCTCAACAAAGTCACCAAAATCTATCCTCTGCCTCACATGTATGTGGTGAAGGACCTGGTTCCG GACCTGAGTAACTTCTATGCGCAGTACAAATCCATCGAGCCCTACCTGAAGAAGAAGGACGAGTCCAAGGAGGGCAAGCAGCAGTACCTGCAGTCCATCGAGGACCGCCAGAAACTG GACGGGCTCTATGAGTGCATCCTGTGTGcgtgctgcagcaccagctgtcCCAGCTACTGGTGGAACGGGGACAAGTACctgggccctgctgtgctcatgCAG GCGTACCGCTGGATGATCGACTCGCGTGATGACTTCACGGAGGAGCGGCTGGCGCAGCTGCAGGACCCCTTCTCCCTGTACCGCTGCCACACCATCATGAACTGCACCCGCACCTGCCCCAAG GGGCTGAACCCCGGCAAAGCCATCGCTGAGATCAAGAAGATGATGGCGACCTACAAGCAGAAGGCAGCGACTGCTTGA